In Phaeobacter inhibens DSM 16374, the following proteins share a genomic window:
- a CDS encoding calcium-binding protein, with the protein MAIFTVNDPTGTLSLNNLGDLGFDNISLNSRSVNQLFFTSPTGTSITLTGDFSSSSPYFWTIESMAVNSGGTPVYAISEFSMNFYRFSASSGAALEAAILTGDDTITSNMAEGTRWLAYGGDDVISLGIGDDYVHGGYGTDRLIIHDTYGRADISSVYGGVWIDSADGRDTLLSIEQLQFSNRSFSLSVDTSSSTSMSGDRDSTLTSDIMLGGLGADTLAGLSGRDMLLGEEGNDHLMGGEGHDTLKGGDGHDILLGGSGRDWLAGDLGEDAISGGSHGDKLIGGGGHDTLRGQDGHDVLRGNSGWDQLLGGRGNDRIYGDGGQDRLIGQEGNDTLTGGAHADTFVFHRGYGTDIITDFTVGEDRIQIGRGADGIDDLTFTSQGNSVQITFADVTIMVENSTLAQIEDADNFLF; encoded by the coding sequence ATGGCTATTTTCACCGTAAATGACCCGACAGGCACGCTGTCGCTGAATAACCTCGGCGACCTTGGCTTTGACAACATCAGCCTGAACAGCCGATCGGTCAATCAGTTGTTTTTTACCAGCCCCACTGGCACCAGCATCACGCTGACTGGGGATTTTTCATCTTCATCACCCTATTTTTGGACGATTGAGTCGATGGCGGTTAACTCCGGTGGTACACCGGTCTACGCAATCAGTGAGTTCTCAATGAACTTCTATCGCTTCAGCGCCAGCAGCGGCGCTGCCTTGGAAGCAGCCATTCTCACAGGTGATGACACAATCACCTCGAATATGGCCGAAGGAACCCGCTGGCTGGCCTACGGCGGTGATGACGTCATCAGCCTAGGTATCGGCGATGACTACGTCCACGGAGGGTACGGCACCGACAGGTTGATCATTCACGACACTTATGGCCGGGCGGACATCTCCTCGGTCTACGGCGGCGTCTGGATCGACTCTGCCGACGGAAGAGATACCCTGCTGTCGATCGAACAGCTGCAGTTCAGCAACCGTAGTTTTTCCCTGAGCGTGGACACCAGCAGCAGCACCTCAATGAGCGGCGATCGCGACAGCACCCTTACCAGCGACATCATGCTGGGCGGCCTTGGCGCTGACACTTTGGCCGGGCTCTCCGGGCGCGATATGCTGCTGGGCGAAGAGGGTAACGACCACCTGATGGGCGGCGAGGGCCACGACACATTAAAAGGTGGCGATGGGCACGATATCCTCCTGGGTGGTTCCGGACGGGACTGGTTGGCCGGCGACCTCGGCGAGGACGCCATCAGCGGCGGTTCTCACGGTGACAAGCTCATCGGCGGTGGTGGTCACGACACTTTGCGCGGACAGGATGGTCACGATGTACTGCGCGGCAACTCCGGCTGGGATCAGCTCCTGGGCGGGCGCGGCAACGACCGCATCTATGGCGATGGCGGGCAGGATCGGCTGATCGGCCAAGAGGGCAATGACACCCTGACCGGCGGTGCACATGCCGACACATTTGTCTTCCATCGCGGCTATGGCACCGACATCATCACAGATTTCACCGTCGGCGAAGATCGGATCCAGATTGGTCGCGGGGCTGACGGGATCGATGATCTGACCTTCACCAGCCAAGGCAATAGTGTTCAGATCACTTTTGCCGATGTCACCATCATGGTGGAGAACAGCACGCTGGCGCAGATTGAGGATGCGGACAACTTTCTGTTCTGA
- a CDS encoding calcium-binding protein, with translation MAELLVTAASNVAPPFDFSDFDFTKVAVLSATDTQIAVQYGAFVMVFQGSFSFDESGNLSPDSPLNGFGLFYDQSLIMSVSGFTLPSQMIADGDLYALLAVALSGDDIITSAWNGGERITGFAGNDTIRAGDGDDTIFGGAGQDELVLGDGVHTYSFAFDDSAGALLTTTKGRDMLFNVETVRLANQTLHIQEGSATDEALLSTNVDDTNRSDMIHGRGGDDTITGGAGKDFLLGGAGEDRLSGGKNDDFLDGGLDDDHLSGNAGDDNLRGSLGNDTLIGGAGNDTLRGDNDVGPDDNADDLLIGGSGHDSLDGNAGNDTLKAGNGADTLHGGAGDDMLNGGRGRDLITGDDGRDTLAGGRANDTLTGGADNDRLSGGAGHDVMRGDAGDDLLIGGRGHDTLFGSDGADRLIGQSGHDRLTGGSGGDSFVFARGSGRDTITDFQLGEDLIQITRGADRIDHLGFAQLGADVRITFANVSILVEDVTVDQLMNTDNFLF, from the coding sequence ATGGCAGAACTTCTCGTCACGGCTGCGTCAAATGTGGCGCCGCCGTTCGATTTCAGTGACTTCGATTTCACCAAGGTCGCGGTTCTCAGCGCCACGGACACCCAGATCGCGGTGCAATATGGTGCCTTTGTCATGGTGTTTCAGGGCAGCTTCAGCTTTGACGAGAGTGGAAATCTGAGCCCCGACAGCCCGCTCAATGGCTTTGGCCTGTTTTATGACCAGTCGCTGATCATGTCGGTGAGCGGCTTCACCCTGCCCTCGCAGATGATTGCGGATGGGGATCTCTACGCGCTGCTGGCGGTGGCCCTCTCCGGGGATGACATCATCACTTCTGCCTGGAACGGCGGGGAGCGGATCACCGGGTTTGCCGGCAATGACACCATTCGCGCCGGTGACGGCGATGACACCATTTTTGGCGGCGCCGGTCAGGATGAGCTGGTTCTGGGAGACGGTGTTCATACCTACAGTTTCGCCTTTGACGACAGCGCCGGGGCACTGCTGACCACCACCAAGGGGCGCGACATGCTCTTTAATGTGGAAACCGTCCGGCTCGCCAACCAGACCCTGCATATTCAGGAAGGCAGCGCCACGGATGAGGCCCTCCTCAGCACCAATGTCGATGACACCAACCGTTCTGACATGATCCATGGCCGGGGCGGCGATGACACGATCACCGGCGGTGCGGGCAAGGATTTCCTGCTGGGAGGCGCCGGGGAAGACAGGCTCTCCGGGGGAAAAAACGACGACTTCCTTGATGGCGGGCTTGATGATGATCACCTCTCCGGCAATGCAGGTGATGACAATCTGCGCGGCAGCCTCGGCAATGACACGTTGATCGGCGGCGCGGGCAATGACACGCTGCGCGGCGACAATGATGTGGGCCCCGATGACAACGCCGATGACCTGTTGATCGGCGGCAGCGGCCACGACAGCCTCGACGGCAACGCCGGCAATGACACGCTGAAGGCCGGCAATGGCGCCGATACGCTGCATGGCGGCGCAGGCGATGACATGCTCAATGGTGGGCGTGGGCGCGATTTGATCACCGGCGATGACGGGCGCGATACCCTGGCCGGGGGCCGCGCCAATGATACGCTGACCGGGGGCGCCGACAACGACCGGCTGAGCGGCGGCGCAGGCCATGACGTGATGCGCGGCGATGCAGGCGACGATCTGCTGATTGGCGGGCGTGGCCACGACACCTTGTTTGGCAGCGATGGGGCCGACCGGCTGATAGGCCAGTCCGGTCACGACCGTCTGACCGGTGGCAGCGGCGGCGACAGCTTTGTCTTTGCCCGCGGCTCCGGCCGTGACACCATCACCGATTTCCAGCTGGGTGAGGATCTGATCCAGATCACCCGTGGCGCCGACCGGATCGACCATCTTGGGTTTGCACAGCTGGGCGCGGATGTGCGCATCACTTTCGCCAATGTCTCGATCCTGGTCGAAGACGTGACCGTCGACCAGCTGATGAATACCGATAACTTCCTGTTCTGA